The Eublepharis macularius isolate TG4126 chromosome 3, MPM_Emac_v1.0, whole genome shotgun sequence genome has a window encoding:
- the TMSB4X gene encoding thymosin beta-4 yields the protein MSDKPDMAEIEKFDKSKLKKTETQEKNPLPSKETIEQEKQAGES from the exons ATGTCTGACAAACCAGATATGGCTGAAATTGAGAAATTTGATAAGTCTAAGTTGAAGAAGACAGAAACGCAAGAGAAAAACCCACTGCCTTCAAAAGAAA cgaTTGAACAGGAGAAGCAAGCGGGTGAATCGTAA